One part of the Candidatus Eisenbacteria bacterium genome encodes these proteins:
- a CDS encoding tetratricopeptide repeat protein has product MSLFTRLFRWGDNEHYNRGIRYFNQRDYDRAILEFEQVIRDGRDPGNPYYNLGLFYAAETRANLGLAYLQKGDAERAAAEFQKAVSENPDYADLHHYLGVALWRLQRHPEAAASLDAALARNDGYTAARCYRVLVAHAMGDQDAVHATLEKLSQGGFRLRSGAHLQAYTALTDDLLTEMRETVDHQTRSSEFLNAAIDLYNRGLVDDAIPQLRKALAETPGYADLHCRLGVALKETGQLEEATEQLVAAIRVNPRYAEAQVHLGQSWFLRGEPSRAAQVFETALGHHPEYPDLRLHLGVARYLQGRLEEARLTLEQLLVKNPHMARARNYLALVAYALGDTEGAVRELALAVEQDPGLAEGAADLGYIRLSRGEHAGAIQEFRRAIEIWPDYPDLRFNLATAYFEAGQLDAAEEQLKAALVLNPEYGLAHLAMGRLVVRRGDDVSARAWLEKAVQLNPAYADAHKHLGSCLARLSDYDGAERELKEALRINPAYVKARLELGWLLRRTERDAEARAEFATVLELDPGNPVARSQVQGGSEGLKEARPVTPVAEAGAPG; this is encoded by the coding sequence ATGTCCCTTTTTACGCGCCTGTTCCGCTGGGGTGACAACGAGCACTACAACCGCGGAATCCGCTATTTCAACCAGCGCGACTACGACCGGGCGATCCTCGAGTTCGAGCAGGTGATCCGTGACGGGCGCGACCCGGGCAATCCCTACTACAACCTGGGTCTGTTCTACGCGGCCGAGACGCGCGCCAACCTGGGCCTGGCCTACCTCCAGAAGGGGGACGCCGAGCGCGCCGCCGCGGAGTTCCAGAAGGCCGTCTCCGAGAACCCCGACTACGCCGACCTGCACCACTACCTGGGCGTGGCCCTGTGGCGCCTGCAGCGCCATCCGGAGGCCGCCGCCAGCCTGGACGCGGCGCTGGCCCGCAACGACGGCTACACCGCCGCGCGCTGCTACCGCGTGCTGGTGGCGCACGCGATGGGCGACCAGGACGCCGTCCACGCCACCCTGGAGAAGCTCTCCCAGGGCGGCTTCCGGCTGCGCTCCGGCGCCCACCTGCAGGCCTACACCGCCCTTACCGACGACCTGCTCACCGAGATGCGCGAGACGGTGGACCACCAGACCCGCAGCAGCGAGTTCCTGAACGCGGCCATCGACCTGTACAACCGCGGCCTGGTGGACGACGCCATCCCTCAGCTGCGAAAGGCCCTGGCCGAGACGCCGGGTTACGCCGACCTGCACTGCCGCCTGGGCGTGGCGCTCAAGGAGACCGGGCAGCTGGAGGAGGCCACCGAGCAGCTGGTGGCGGCCATCCGGGTGAATCCCCGGTACGCCGAGGCGCAGGTGCACCTGGGACAGTCCTGGTTCCTGCGCGGGGAGCCTTCGCGCGCGGCACAGGTGTTCGAGACGGCGCTGGGACATCATCCCGAATACCCGGACCTCCGGCTGCACCTGGGGGTGGCGCGCTATCTCCAGGGCCGCCTGGAGGAGGCGCGCCTCACGCTGGAGCAGCTGCTGGTGAAGAACCCGCACATGGCCCGCGCGCGCAACTACCTGGCGCTGGTGGCCTACGCCCTGGGCGACACCGAGGGCGCGGTGCGGGAGCTGGCGCTGGCCGTGGAGCAGGACCCCGGGCTGGCCGAGGGTGCGGCCGACCTGGGCTACATCCGGCTGTCCCGCGGCGAGCACGCGGGGGCCATCCAGGAGTTCCGCCGGGCCATCGAGATCTGGCCCGACTACCCCGACCTGCGCTTCAACCTGGCCACCGCCTACTTCGAGGCCGGCCAGCTGGATGCGGCCGAGGAACAGCTGAAGGCCGCGCTGGTGCTGAACCCGGAATATGGCCTGGCGCACCTGGCGATGGGCCGGCTGGTGGTGCGCCGCGGCGACGACGTGTCGGCCCGCGCCTGGCTCGAGAAGGCCGTGCAGCTCAACCCCGCCTACGCCGACGCTCACAAGCACCTGGGCAGCTGCCTGGCCCGTCTCTCCGACTACGACGGCGCCGAGCGTGAGCTGAAGGAAGCCCTGAGGATCAATCCCGCCTACGTGAAGGCCCGGTTGGAACTGGGCTGGCTGCTCCGCCGCACCGAGCGGGACGCCGAGGCCCGCGCCGAGTTCGCCACCGTGCTGGAGCTGGACCCGGGCAACCCGGTGGCCCGCAGCCAGGTGCAGGGAGGCTCGGAGGGGCTCAAGGAGGCCCGGCCTGTGACCCCGGTGGCGGAGGCGGGGGCCCCGGGCTAG
- the ftsA gene encoding cell division protein FtsA, with amino-acid sequence MGKTRRIAGLDIGTTKICAFVAEMNGGPQPRVVGFGQAPSEGLRRGVVVDLEKTVAAIEAAMDEAEQQAGFPVREVVAGIAGDHIRSINSRGVVAVARRDNEITPQDIARALEQARAMAIPVDREIIHAITQQFIVDDQDGVRDPLGMTGVRLEADVHIITGAVTAARNIVKGISRAGLKVRDLVLEPLASSHSTLEPDERQMGVVLIDIGGGTTDVALFHEGSIRHTAILPLGGANVTNDLAIGLRAPFEKAEELKIHHGCALASKVDASELILVPGVGGRETREISRHLLASMIEPRMEEIFQLALREVRRNPYFDAVGAGVVLTGGTALLSGAPELAAEIFQLPVRVGVPGGVEALPEQACDPRFATGVGLLLHAFQEEPDEAAGRLGSRLGGIRQWIQDLVS; translated from the coding sequence ATGGGCAAGACGCGACGTATCGCAGGACTGGACATCGGGACCACCAAGATCTGCGCCTTCGTGGCCGAGATGAACGGCGGGCCGCAGCCCCGCGTGGTGGGCTTCGGACAGGCGCCCTCCGAGGGCCTCCGCCGCGGCGTGGTGGTGGACCTCGAGAAGACCGTGGCGGCCATCGAGGCCGCCATGGACGAGGCGGAACAGCAGGCCGGCTTCCCGGTGCGCGAAGTGGTGGCCGGCATCGCGGGCGACCACATCCGCAGCATCAACAGCCGCGGCGTGGTGGCGGTGGCGCGGCGCGACAACGAGATCACGCCGCAGGACATCGCGCGCGCCCTGGAGCAGGCCCGCGCCATGGCCATCCCGGTGGACCGCGAGATCATCCACGCCATCACCCAGCAGTTCATCGTGGACGACCAGGACGGCGTCCGCGACCCGCTGGGCATGACCGGCGTGCGGCTCGAGGCCGACGTGCACATCATCACCGGTGCGGTCACCGCGGCCCGCAACATCGTGAAGGGCATCTCGCGGGCCGGGCTCAAGGTGCGCGACCTGGTGCTGGAGCCGCTGGCCTCCAGCCACTCCACGCTGGAGCCCGACGAGCGCCAGATGGGCGTGGTCCTGATCGACATCGGCGGCGGCACCACCGACGTGGCGCTGTTCCACGAGGGCAGCATCCGGCACACCGCCATCCTGCCGCTGGGCGGGGCCAACGTGACCAACGACCTGGCCATCGGCCTGCGAGCGCCCTTCGAGAAGGCCGAGGAACTGAAGATCCACCACGGTTGCGCGCTGGCCTCGAAGGTGGACGCCTCCGAGCTGATCCTGGTGCCGGGGGTGGGCGGGCGGGAGACGCGCGAGATCTCGCGACACCTGCTGGCCTCGATGATCGAGCCGCGAATGGAGGAGATCTTCCAGCTGGCGCTGCGGGAAGTGCGGCGCAATCCCTACTTCGACGCCGTGGGCGCCGGGGTGGTCCTCACCGGTGGCACCGCACTCCTGTCCGGGGCGCCGGAACTGGCCGCCGAGATCTTCCAGCTGCCGGTGCGCGTGGGCGTGCCCGGCGGCGTGGAGGCGTTGCCGGAGCAGGCCTGCGACCCGCGGTTCGCCACGGGCGTGGGACTGCTGCTGCACGCGTTCCAGGAGGAGCCCGATGAGGCGGCCGGACGGCTGGGCTCGCGGCTGGGTGGCATTCGACAGTGGATCCAGGACCTGGTCTCGTAG
- a CDS encoding CZB domain-containing protein, with protein sequence MPCSQKQNPVFRELSYAIAAHGNWKQSMRKALDGEACDLTPARVRDDHACDLGKWLFEDCPPQIRTTPRYAEVVRLHAEFHAHATRVLDMARAGLLAEARLEVEGEGEFTRRSLALVKTLLEWKAEAA encoded by the coding sequence ATGCCCTGCAGCCAGAAACAGAACCCCGTGTTCAGGGAATTGAGCTACGCCATCGCGGCGCATGGGAACTGGAAGCAGTCCATGCGCAAGGCGCTCGACGGGGAGGCCTGTGACCTGACCCCGGCGCGGGTGCGCGACGATCACGCCTGCGACCTCGGCAAGTGGCTCTTCGAGGACTGCCCTCCCCAGATCCGCACCACCCCGCGGTACGCGGAGGTGGTGCGGCTGCACGCCGAGTTCCACGCGCACGCCACCCGGGTGCTGGACATGGCGCGCGCGGGGCTGTTGGCGGAGGCCCGGCTGGAGGTGGAGGGCGAGGGGGAGTTCACCCGCAGGTCCCTGGCGCTGGTGAAGACCCTGCTGGAGTGGAAGGCCGAGGCGGCCTAG
- the ftsZ gene encoding cell division protein FtsZ, whose translation MLFEIEPVEQHRLACVKVIGAGGAGGNAVQRMIDSGMSGVDFIVANTDMQALNRSTAPRKLQIGGRLTKGLGSGGNPDIGRQAAEEDEALIAEALEGADMVFVTAGMGGGTGTGAAAVVASIARQRGALTAAVVTKPFSFEGRRRGEQADRGLEALKEHVDTLIVIPNERLLSVVDASTPLNEAFRVVDDVLLKATKSVTDIIAVPGLVNLDFADARAVMADRGHALMGSGRASGANRAFEAARQAVENPLLEDVSIKGAEALLVNVTGGLDLSLHEVREAVNLVVEEAGADASVYFGAVIDTAMEGELSITVIATGFGKVSSPRISLVEPPPTDGHYNPEDLAQPAFMRQERPGAMKRLTQMFSRDNLEVPTFLRRQVR comes from the coding sequence ATGCTTTTCGAGATCGAGCCCGTGGAGCAGCACCGGCTGGCCTGCGTGAAGGTCATCGGCGCCGGCGGCGCCGGCGGCAATGCCGTGCAGCGCATGATCGACTCCGGGATGAGCGGCGTGGACTTCATCGTCGCCAATACCGACATGCAGGCGCTCAACCGTTCCACGGCTCCGCGCAAGCTGCAGATCGGAGGGCGCCTGACCAAGGGGCTCGGCTCCGGCGGCAACCCGGACATCGGCCGCCAGGCGGCCGAGGAGGACGAGGCCCTGATCGCCGAGGCGCTCGAGGGCGCCGACATGGTGTTCGTCACCGCCGGCATGGGCGGGGGCACCGGCACCGGCGCCGCCGCGGTGGTGGCCTCCATCGCGCGGCAGCGCGGCGCGCTCACCGCGGCGGTGGTCACCAAGCCGTTCTCCTTCGAGGGCCGGCGCCGCGGCGAGCAGGCCGATCGCGGGCTGGAGGCGCTCAAGGAGCACGTGGACACGCTGATCGTGATCCCCAACGAGCGGCTGCTCTCGGTGGTGGACGCCAGCACGCCCCTCAACGAGGCGTTTCGGGTGGTGGACGACGTGCTGCTGAAGGCCACCAAGAGCGTCACCGACATCATCGCGGTGCCGGGACTGGTCAACCTGGACTTCGCCGACGCCCGCGCCGTGATGGCCGACCGCGGCCACGCGCTGATGGGCAGCGGCCGGGCCAGCGGCGCCAACCGCGCCTTCGAGGCGGCGCGCCAGGCGGTCGAAAACCCGCTGCTGGAGGACGTGTCCATCAAGGGCGCCGAGGCGCTGCTGGTGAACGTGACCGGCGGGCTGGACCTGAGCCTGCACGAGGTCCGCGAGGCGGTGAACCTGGTGGTGGAGGAGGCCGGCGCCGACGCCTCGGTGTACTTCGGCGCGGTCATCGACACGGCCATGGAAGGGGAGCTCTCGATCACGGTGATCGCGACCGGCTTCGGCAAGGTCAGTTCGCCGCGGATCTCGCTGGTGGAACCGCCGCCCACGGACGGGCACTACAACCCGGAAGACCTCGCGCAGCCCGCCTTCATGCGGCAGGAGCGCCCGGGGGCGATGAAGCGGCTCACCCAGATGTTCTCCCGGGACAACCTGGAGGTGCCGACGTTCCTGCGCCGCCAGGTGCGCTGA